In Acidimicrobiia bacterium, the DNA window TGAGGACCGTCCGGCGAACATACTGGCCGGCGCAGATCGCCTTGGAACCGACATCGGAGATCGTCAACGAGTTGAAGATGGCACCGCCTCTGAGATAGCGGTCGTGGATCCAGTCGGACTGTTGCCACACTCCCGGTGCCGATCCCACCATCGGCAACGGCAACCGTTGAGAACCAGAAGACGGTTGCCTCGACTGGCGGGTCACACCTGCCTGGGTAAGGATCCGTTCGATCGTTCGCAACCCGGGGATCGGATCGATGTTGTCTCGTTCCATCGCCGCCACAATCGACAAGCCACCCACCGAAGCCACCGGATCCGCTTTGAGACGATCCCGATACTCCAATACCAAACCGACCATCACCGCCGGTGTCTTCGTGGGCCGTTCCAACGGTGCGGTGGACCGGCCCACAAGGCTTTCCCCAGCATCGGCCCGCTGTTTCCATTTCGAGAGCCATCGTCGGGAACGGCCCACACGGTTCGCAGCCGCCCCAACTCCCAGACCCTCTTCGTCGATCAGCCGAAGCGCCTCCACTCGACGCTCCACCTCAGACTCAAACTCACCAACCACAACATGCCTCCTCGCACGATCAGAGGAACGATGTCATGGCGGAACAGAGGAACGATGTCCTGGCGGTTCCCCCCTACTGCCTACGGCCTACTGCCTACTGCCGTTCTCAATCCGTGTGTCTCTGACTCCAGGAGTGCCGGTCGGTTCAAACCAGAACGCGAAAACTCTCCCTGGTTGTGCCAAAAACTTCCTGGTCACGTCATTGACCCGCTGGTAGGTTGGTTTTCCGAACCCCGGTCTGGAGGAAGGAGCTGAGGTGAGTGACTGGCAGACGGATGCCCTGTGCAGGGGCAACCATTCGCACCTGTTTTTCCCGCCCAGTACGTTCGAGCGCAAGGATGAACGCGAGCGGCGAGAGGCTCGGGCCAAGGCGATCTGCCAGGTTTGCCCCGTAGTTGGTGCGTGCCTGGAATATGCCGTTCGTATTCGCGAACCGTACGGCATTTGGGGGGGACTTACCGAGCCCGACCGACGGTCGGTCGCTCAGCCGGCCTGAACCGTCCGAACATCACCGTCCCGCTCCGTGACGCCGTTGGCGTCCATCCATTCGAGGAGCGGGACGGCGTATTTCCTGGACAGTCCGAAGAGATCACGAAACTCGGCGACCGTGAACGGACCCTGCATCGCTCGAATGCGCTTTGCCAGGGCGTCGAGTTGGTCGGGCAGATAAACCAGTTCGGGGCCGACCCGGATGATCCTCCGGTCACGCAGAAGGGCATGCAGGAGATCCGGATCTATTGGTAGTTCCTTGATCCGGGGGACGGTGAGCCCCGCCGACTGCAGGCTGCTGCGGAGGTTTTCCCATTCGCCTTCCCGGCCGGCATCGAGGCCTCCTTCGAAATCCACCCCGGCGACCGTGGCCCCGTCGTCCCGCAGATCTCCGCTTCGGGCGATCAGCACTTCGAGAGAGTCGAGGTCGATCCCCAGCCCACTTGCCAGGCTGGCCTTCTGGATGCCCGGCCGCAGTGGATTCCCACCATGGAAAGAGCGAACCAGGCCTACCGCGCGGGAAGTCAGCTGCTGGGCCAGGGTGTGGGCCATTGCGCGCTGCTTCACCACGACGGCATCTGCCGGTTTCCCACCTCCGGAGTGAGCCGACAGTCGGGCGAGATCCTCGATCTTGCGCGAATCCAGGAGTGCGCCGGCCAGGGCATCGGGCCCCCGTCCCAAGGCGTCGCGCAGCTTTGGGAGCGATGCAAGAACGTCCGGGCGACGCGGGCTCGGGGCCGGATCGAGGACCCGGCCCCCTCCGACGACGGCCCGGCGCCCAGTCTCGCGGAGGATGAAACGATCCCCGGCGACGACCGGAATCCGTTCAGGCAGGCGGAGGAGGGCAGCTCCCGGTCCCGTCAGCGCAGCATCTTCAATGAGGCGTAGAGTGACCGGCCAGGAACCGGACCCTAGGTGCAGGTGAAACGCACCACGATTGGTCAGGGGATCCTCGACGTAGCGGGCCGGCCGGACGTCGACGAGCAGCGTGTCGCTGGGCGCCCATTGGCCCGGAATCCCGAGCATGTTGCCCCGCTGAACCTCCCTGCGTTCGAGTCCTGCAAGATTGATGGCGCAGCGAGTTGCCGGCGGAACCGAGTCGAGTTCCGTTTCGTGCGACTGGAGTCCGCGTACCCGCACCTCGTGGCCTCCCGGCCAGAGCTCGAGACGGTCGCCTAGACGGACGGTTCCGTCGGTGAGGGTGCCGGTCACGACGGTCCCCGCCCCCGAGA includes these proteins:
- a CDS encoding WhiB family transcriptional regulator encodes the protein MEEGAEVSDWQTDALCRGNHSHLFFPPSTFERKDERERREARAKAICQVCPVVGACLEYAVRIREPYGIWGGLTEPDRRSVAQPA
- the selB gene encoding selenocysteine-specific translation elongation factor, with the protein product MPVIGTAGHVDHGKSTLVEGLTGRDPDRWDEEKRRGLTIDLGFAWTTLPDGTEVSFVDVPGHERFIKNMLAGTEAIDVALLVVAADEGWMPQSEEHLAVLDLLGVRHGLVAVTKRDRVDDDLLELAMLEIEEQLEGTVFAGAPLVPVAAPTREGYDELINHLVRIVDEAGRSLEPNGRARLWIDRAFTISGAGTVVTGTLTDGTVRLGDRLELWPGGHEVRVRGLQSHETELDSVPPATRCAINLAGLERREVQRGNMLGIPGQWAPSDTLLVDVRPARYVEDPLTNRGAFHLHLGSGSWPVTLRLIEDAALTGPGAALLRLPERIPVVAGDRFILRETGRRAVVGGGRVLDPAPSPRRPDVLASLPKLRDALGRGPDALAGALLDSRKIEDLARLSAHSGGGKPADAVVVKQRAMAHTLAQQLTSRAVGLVRSFHGGNPLRPGIQKASLASGLGIDLDSLEVLIARSGDLRDDGATVAGVDFEGGLDAGREGEWENLRSSLQSAGLTVPRIKELPIDPDLLHALLRDRRIIRVGPELVYLPDQLDALAKRIRAMQGPFTVAEFRDLFGLSRKYAVPLLEWMDANGVTERDGDVRTVQAG